In Mercenaria mercenaria strain notata chromosome 15, MADL_Memer_1, whole genome shotgun sequence, a single genomic region encodes these proteins:
- the LOC128548784 gene encoding putative helicase mov-10-B.2, translating into MPIWQRFNVALTRARSLLIVIGNPLVLEKDVNWKRFLDYCDGNGGFKGQHGKLKPDSTTGESNSGDIGDVYNRLASMRLQSEDPEWEIRD; encoded by the exons ATGCCTATATGgcag CGTTTCAATGTTGCACTGACAAGAGCCAGATCTCTCCTAATTGTTATTGGCAATCCATTAGTACTTGAGAAAGACGTAAACTGGAAACG ATTCCTGGACTACTGTGATGGGAATGGCGGATTCAAAGGGCAGCATGGAAAATTAAAACCAGATAGTACCACAGGGGAAAGCAATTCTGGCGATATCG GAGATGTCTACAACAGGCTTGCCAGTATGCGGCTACAAAGTGAAGACCCAGAGTGGGAGATACGTGACTAG